From the genome of Vigna angularis cultivar LongXiaoDou No.4 chromosome 11, ASM1680809v1, whole genome shotgun sequence, one region includes:
- the LOC108332349 gene encoding sister chromatid cohesion 1 protein 3, translating to MFYSQTFLARKGPLSTVWIAAHLQHRLKKSHYTTTDIPSTVLRIMDPGVPIALRMSGHLLLGVVRIYSKKVEYLHQDCKDALTGLHKAFSSLQFAQTEEVGPAPFQSVTLPGTFDLDAQNIDYQIDYTGTEDRNSRDLEDITLPDRIPVTTDYYVTVSFDEDIVIDSSHTEVLHDTGPIPMEEDIVPRSPSSLKGVGAADDGPSTQRESSTIQPDPIIHSPPQATTPVDPIEVRRGLGPSPPQATQVEALEVGLDATNDDLNLENPPLFSNLEDNDAEPNRVHDSMIHDFDPERMSVPSQLRFNPPTPPTSQGGTTPAVPVLVDNTPNFVLPESPPIQQPQGRGRKRKQLFDEHIVLKNKFMRSALNNPRDIMRKRMEAPSSSLGIWKLNNSRRKEHMFYQPLLTGVDKNLLDICNGEYIRSKPHLVISEEDHADVGMAETLSPTDQVSEEPIAPTNQPPADSVAPTNQPQVEQVAATNQTSEEPIGATNQVTEETITATSPVTAFDIEVEHARNVAVTPPPTFQSHNVVEDDYTSPGRRDDLTMTSLRNLSVASLGTNIASERMPTLDLAASPSAYGSETMQSPYSDMHHVINSAATDEFWFLNLGNNTPASSQGTSGSNMTLSERTKYTAEYLKRLNPITPILEDPAITPISEASTGDLSDLSLNKILEGKTRHIAARMFFEVLVLQTNRLLDVKQDAPYDDISLKLATTPSNVRS from the exons ATGTTCTATTCTCAAACCTTTTTGGCGCGAAAGGGTCCACTTTCCACCGTGTGGATCGCCGCTCACCTCCAGCACCGCCTCAAGAAATCTCACTACACCACCACCGACATTCCCTCCACAGTTC TGCGCATCATGGACCCTGGTGTTCCTATCGCGCTCAGAATGTCTGGGCACCTTCTTCTTGGCGTGGTTCGGATATACTCCAAGAAAGTTGAGTATCTTCACCAAGACTGCAAGGACGCGTTGACGGGTCTCCACAAGGCGTTTTCTTCTCTCCAGTTTGCTCAGACGGAGGAGGTGGGGCCAGCGCCGTTTCAATCGGTGACTCTGCCGGGGACTTTTGACCTCGATGCGCAGAACATTGACTACCAAATAGATTACACAGG GACTGAGGATCGGAACTCCAGGGATTTGGAAGACATCACGCTCCCAG ATCGAATTCCTGTGACAACAGATTATTACGTGACTGTATCTTTTGATGAG gATATAGTAATAGATTCTTCTCATACAGAAGTGCTGCATGACACTGGCCCTATTCCAATGGAGGAGGA CATTGTTCCCCGGTCTCCATCATCATTGAAAGGCGTGGGTGCTGCAGATGATGGTCCAAGCACCCAAAGAGAATCATCAACTATCCAGCCGGATCCTATCATACATAGTCCTCCACAAGCAACCACCCCGGTCGATCCCATTGAAGTTCGTCGGGGGTTGGGCCCTAGTCCTCCACAAGCAACCCAAGTCGAGGCACTTGAGGTTGGTCTTGATGCCACCAATGATGATCTCAACCTTGAAAATCCTCCACTATTTTCAAATCTTGAGGACAATGACGCTGAGCCAAACAGAGTTCATGACTCTATGATTCATGATTTTGATCCTGAAAGGATGTCTGTACCATCTCAGCTACGATTTAATCCTCCAACTCCACCTACGTCTCAAGGGGGCACCACCCCAGCTGTGCCAGTTCTTGTTG ATAATACTCCCAATTTTGTGCTTCCTGAAAGTCCTCCAATACAGCAGCCACaagggagaggaagaaaaagaaaacagttgTTTGATGAACACATTGTGTTAAAgaataa ATTCATGCGGAGTGCACTTAATAATCCACGTGATATAATGAGGAAAAGAATGGAAGCTCCTTCCTCTAGCTTGGGTATATGGAAATTGAACAATAGTCGGAGAAAAGAGCACATGTTTTACCAGCCCTTGTTAACTG GAGTTGACAAGAATCTTTTGGACATATGCAATGGTGAATATATACGTTCAAAACCTCATTTGGTCATCTCTGAGGAAGATCATGCTGATGTTGGAATGGCTGAAACTCTTTCTCCAACCGACCAAGTCTCCGAAGAGCCAATAGCTCCTACTAACCAGCCCCCTGCAGACTCTGTAGCTCCTACTAACCAACCCCAAGTGGAGCAAGTAGCTGCTACAAACCAAACCTCTGAAGAGCCAATAGGTGCTACTAACCAAGTTACTGAAGAGACAATAACTGCTACATCGCCTGTTACTGCATTTGATATAGAAGTTGAACATGCTCGAAATGTTGCTGTCACTCCCCCTCCCACCTTCCAATCACACAATGTGGTTGAGGATGACTACACGAGCCCTGGTAGAAGAGATGACTTGACTATGACTTCGCTTCGTAACCTATCAGTTGCTTCTTTGGGAACAAATATTGCATCTGAGAGAATGCCGACACTAGATTTAGCGGCATCACCTAGTGCTTATGGATCAGAGACAATGCAATCTCCATATTCAGATATGCATCACGTGATCAATTCTGCTGCAACAGAT GAGTTTTGGTTTCTGAATCTGGGCAACAACACACCAGCCA GTTCACAAGGTACAAGTGGAAGTAACATGACATTGTCTGAAAGGACCAA GTATACAGCTGAATATTTGAAAAGACTTAATCCAATCACCCCAATTTTGGAGGACCCTGCAATCACCCCTATTTCGGAGGCCTCTACTGGAGATCTCTCTGATCTCAGCTTGAACAAGATTTTAGAAGGGAAAACACGGCATATTGCTGCTCGTATGTTCTTTGAAGTATTG GTTTTACAGACTAATAGACTTCTTGATGTAAAACAAGATGCACCTTATGATGATATCAGCTTGAAGTTGGCCACAACGCCTTCAAATGTTCGAAGTTGA
- the LOC108332350 gene encoding thioredoxin-like protein Clot has translation MPLKLLEATVSSFDGVFEKFRSEAAENKANLILFLADKDPATSLSWCPDCVRAEPVIYKKLEASSDDIALLRAYVGDRPTWRNPKHPWRVEPRFKLTGVPTLIRWDNDTVKGRLEDHEAHLENKIETLVEK, from the exons atgcCGTTGAAGTTGTTGGAGGCAACAGTGTCGAGTTTTGATGGTGTTTTTGAGAAGTTCCGATCAGAGGCTGCAGAAAACAAGGCGAATCTCATCCTTTTCTTGGCTGACAAAGACCCTGCTACCTCTCTCAGCTGGTGCCCTG ATTGTGTGAGAGCAGAACCTGTGATCTACAAGAAGCTGGAGGCGTCATCTGATGACATTGCACTTTTGAGAGCTTATGTTGGAGATAGACCAACATGGAGGAACCCCAAGCATCCATGGAGAGTGGAACCTAGGTTCAAGCTCACTGGGGTGCCAACATTGATCCGTTGGGACAATGACACGGTCAAAGGTCGCCTAGAAGATCACGAAGCTCAtctagaaaacaaaattgaaactcTTGTTGAAAAGTGA